In Erigeron canadensis isolate Cc75 chromosome 1, C_canadensis_v1, whole genome shotgun sequence, a single window of DNA contains:
- the LOC122585332 gene encoding uncharacterized protein LOC122585332 has translation MKSGVQEKVKEQLIQNPYVVEHSKQKENMNVDPVSTTQNLHGNASTSTVSYANVVKSDANLKKANFLLLMGESDVDGVDLLIPLKSVLEVNSRFSNSLYGYFLGDRLAYPVVENYVKNAWAKFGLRKGWSLLERGPWMIRSNPIFLKEWTPNVSLAKQDLTNVPVWVKMYDVPLAAYTEDGLCMLASKLGKPILLHSYSSQMCLNSWGRHSYARALIELDASHQLKNELVVGIPNLIGEGFTKETVSIEHEWQPPHCEHCKVFGHANATCPVQVNKVKQVVPRAVVEDEFVNVNRKKGNGKSRQVEGLKLNKPKPQLVYRQKQSNEAKQQDKGKKQDSRNGGSNGRKESGASANTSGVHTSNPFDALSGKLEDDVGDGGFDPSKLQNLDPNKGFDVDSDDNEVIYDEKVLESHVRSDKLQALCAKVFWKWRWTSNGNCCVKGPRILLEWNPELVDVMVVNQTDQVVHSQVIIKATQKVVMCSFIYAHNHYVQRRSLWEDLIKHKSFVNNCLWVLLGDFNAALNIEDKSSGSSTMDIAMRDFKACVEALGVQDVNMAGLQYTWTQKPKGISGLLKKIDQVLANLDFFDQFIGATTVFQPYRISDHALAVLRIPLKVKFKPKPFKFSNLLVHNPKFKDVVAESWNMEVNGHAMYRLVKKLKAKKKPLRNLLLAYGNLHQRAFNDAILDGERFLKQKAKVEWLRVGDSNSAYFHKVVKSRTACNRIDSIRDSDGSQVDDELVAKVFEAHYTIFLVQPGLVSELDQIGLFSNRLSYDKALAMIVDISDAEIKDAIFSMGNDKSPGPDGYSTAFFKGVWDIVGLEVINVVRYFFVSGKLLKEVNHTAISLIPKVSTPLRILANRIKGCLDEIVSVNQSAFVLGRRITDNILLTHELMHNYHLDRGPPRVALKVDIQRPMIQWIGVFLGVF, from the exons ATGAAGTCTGGTGTTCAAGAAAAGGTTAAGGAGCAGCTTATTCAAAACCCATATGTAGTTGAACATTCGAAGCAGAAGGAAAATATGAATGTTGATCCTGTTTCGACTACACAAAATCTGCATGGTAATGCATCTACGTCCACTGTTTCATATGCTAATGTAGTGAAATCGGATGCTAATTTGAAGAAGGCTAATTTTCTACTGTTAATGGGTGAGAGTGATGTGGACGGTGTGGATCTTTTGATTCCGCTAAAATCTGTATTGGAGGTTAATAGTCGTTTCTCGAATTCATTATATGGTTATTTTCTTGGCGATAGATTAGCTTATCCGGTGGTGGAAAATTATGTAAAGAATGCTTGGGCGAAGTTTGGGTTGAGGAAG GGATGGAGCCTTTTGGAGAGAGGACCATGGATGATTCGGTCTAATCCTATTTTCTTGAAAGAATGGACGCCGAATGTGAGTCTTGCAAAGCAGGATCTTACTAATGTCCCGGTTTGGGTGAAGATGTACGATGTGCCTCTTGCTGCTTACACGGAAGATGGGTTATGTATGTTGGCTTCTAAATTAGGTAAGCCTATCCTTCTTCATTCATATTCTAGTCAAATGTGTTTGAATTCTTGGGGTAGGCATTCCTATGCTAGAGCTTTGATTGAACTAGATGCTTCACATCAGTTGAAGAATGAATTGGTAGTGGGGATTCCTAATCTGATTGGGGAGGGGTTTACGAAGGAAACTGTTAGTATTGAGCATGAATGGCAACCACCTCATTGTGAGCACTGTAAGGTTTTTGGTCATGCTAATGCTACTTGTCCTGTTCAGGTTAACAAAGTTAAACAAGTTGTTCCTCGGGCTGTTGTGGAGGATGAGTTCGTTAATGTTAATAGGAAAAAAGGGAACGGGAAATCAAGACAGGTGGAGGGTTTGAAGCTTAATAAGCCTAAACCACAGCTTGTTTATAGACAAAAACAATCGAATGAAGCTAAGCAGCAGGATAAAGGTAAGAAACAGGATTCACGTAATGGTGGTTCTAATGGTAGAAAGGAATCTGGGGCTAGTGCGAATACTTCTGGTGTCCATACGAGTAACCCATTTGATGCTTTGAGTGGCAAATTAGAAGATGACGTGGGGGATGGTGGGTTTGATCCATCCAAATTACAGAATTTGGACCCGAATAAGGGGTTTGATGTTGATAGCGATGACAATGAGGTGATTTATGATGAAAAGG TTTTGGAGTCTCATGTTCGTTCTGATAAACTTCAAGCTTTATGTGCTAAAGTTTTTTGGAAATGGAGGTGGACTTCTAATGGTAATTGCTGTGTGAAAGGCCCACGTATTCTTTTGGAGTGGAATCCAGAGCTTGTGGATGTTATGGTTGTAAATCAGACAGATCAGGTTGTTCATTCTCAAGTCATTATTAAAGCTACTCAGAAAGtggttatgtgttcgtttatCTATGCTCACAATCATTATGTTCAGCGACGTTCTCTTTGGGAGGATCTCATAAAGCACAAATCATTTGTAAATAATTGTCTTTGGGTTCTGCTTGGTGATTTTAATGCAGCGCTTAATATTGAGGATAAATCTTCTGGTTCGTCTACAATGGATATAGCAATGCGAGATTTTAAGGCCTGTGTGGAAGCATTGGGTGTTCAAGATGTGAATATGGCTGGATTGCAATACACTTGGACTCAAAAACCTAAGGGTATTAGCGGTTTGTTGAAAAAGATTGACCAAGTTCTAGctaatttggatttttttgatcAATTTATTGGGGCGACAACTGTCTTTCAACCTTATAGGATTTCGGATCATGCTCTTGCAGTGTTGCGCATTCCTTTGAAAGTTAAGTTTAAACCTAAGCCGTTTAAATTTTCTAATCTTTTAGTGCATAATCCAAAATTCAAAGATGTTGTTGCTGAATCATGGAATATGGAGGTTAATGGGCATGCTATGTATCGTcttgttaaaaagttaaaagctaAAAAGAAGCCTCTTCGAAACTTGTTATTGGCTTATGGTAATCTTCACCAAAGG GCTTTTAATGATGCTATTCTTGATGGGGAACGGTTTCTCAAACAGAAAGCTAAGGTGGAATGGCTTCGTGTTGGTGATTCTAATTCAGCATATTTCCACAAAGTTGTTAAATCTCGTACTGCTTGTAACAGGATTGATTCTATTCGGGATTCTGATGGTTCTCAGGTGGATGATGAATTGGTAGCTAAAGTGTTTGAAGCACATTATACTATTTTTTTGGTACAACCTGGCTTGGTGTCGGAACTTGATCAAATTGGGTTGTTTTCTAATCGTTTGTCTTATGATAAAGCTTTAGCTATGATTGTTGATATTTCTGATGCTGAGATTAAGGATGCCATTTTTTCAATGGGTAACGATAAGTCACCTGGCCCGGATGGATATTCGACAGCTTTCTTTAAAGGAGTATGGGACATTGTTGGTTTGGAGGTAATTAATGTTGTAAGATATTTCTTTGTTTCTGGCAAGCTTCTTAAGGAAGTGAATCACACTGCCATCTCTCTTATTCCTAAAGTCTCAACTCCTCTGCGG ATTCTTGCAAATAGGATTAAAGGGTGTCTTGATGAGATTGTCAGTGTTAACCAGTCTGCTTTTGTTCTGGGGAGAAGAATTACTGATAATATTCTTTTGACTCATGAATTAATGCATAACTATCATTTGGATAGAGGTCCTCCCCGTGTAGCTCTTAAAGTTGATATTCAAAGGCCTATGATACAGTGGATTGGGGTTTTCTTAGGTGTATTCTGA
- the LOC122585324 gene encoding uncharacterized protein LOC122585324 — MLRREISTLLAKGYLTELLGRKKAKDVKGLDFSKPKSTQKADSPPANAKVINTISGGSEVCGTTYSAAKRFAKQSKADKGERSVKKASISDSDIISFEEDFADILEPHHDGLVITLFIANHYVRRILIDNGSSVNIIKLETLKRMDISEEDINGKASPLIGSSCETKYTIGEIKLPVYVRGINSMQEFCVVDSFPGCNIILGRPWIHEMKAVPSTYHQCVKILTPWGVVTVKGDQQEARECYMSSMKSIAKLTSQ; from the coding sequence ATGTTGAGAAGAGAAATATCCACCTTACTAGCTAAGGGATATTTAACAGAATTACTTGGAAGAAAGAAGGCCAAAGATGTTAAAGGCTTGGATTTTTCTAAAccaaaatcaacacaaaaagCAGATTCTCCACCAGCAAATGCAAAAGTAATTAATACCATTTCTGGGGGATCGGAAGTATGTGGAACAACATATTCAGCAGCAAAGAGATTCGCAAAGCAGAGTAAGGCGGATAAAGGAGAAAGAAGCGTGAAGAAAGCATCGATCTCAGATTCAGATATCATTTCCTTCGAAGAAGATTTTGCTGATATCTTGGAGCCTCATCATGATGGTTTGGTAATTACCCTTTTTATTGCTAACCATTATGTTCGAAGGATCTTAATAGATAATGGAAGCTCGGTGAATATCATCAAGCTAGAGACATTGAAAAGAATGGATATTTCAGAAGAAGATATCAATGGAAAAGCTTCTCCATTAATCGGATCCAGTTGCGAAACTAAATATACTATTGGCGAAATAAAATTGCCAGTATATGTTAGGGGAATAAATTCGATGCAGGAATTTTGTGTTGTGGATTCTTTTCCAGGATGCAACATAATCTTGGGGAGACCTTGGATCCATGAAATGAAGGCGGTACCTTCAACATATCACCAATGTGTTAAAATTCTGACACCTTGGGGAGTAGTTACTGTTAAAGGAGACCAACAAGAGGCCAGAGAATGCTACATGTCCAGCATGAAGTCAATTGCAAAGCTAACTTCACAATAA